In the genome of Maniola jurtina chromosome 3, ilManJurt1.1, whole genome shotgun sequence, one region contains:
- the LOC123879407 gene encoding G-protein coupled receptor dmsr-1-like isoform X1: MANVTDANCVPGATNFNRAYSRLHGYIAIVICIIGSATNSINIAVLSRREMATSTNSILTGLAVADLLVMLEYIPYALHMNIKIGPQVNKNTYAWAVFVYFHSIFSQTFHTISIWLAVTLAVWRYIAIAFPQKNRTWCSKRNTTLAIVSAYVICPFLCLPIYFAMNIVPNEVTPHNNSEFAEDLSLPHNRTVYVLEMSKNKELVTAIMWIYSVILKLVPSIALSVLSTCLISKLTTTERRRQKLLKRSIIGPNEPEKQQCLATSLAEEASARRTSRTDRTTRMLLAVLGLFLSTEVPQGLLGLASALAPDFFKNCYSMFGDLMDVLALFTSSVNFVLYCSMSRQFRCTFARLARRMVYAAEEPAKGAKLEPTTQDLPACLNHNNTTK; the protein is encoded by the exons ATGGCAAACGTGACAGATGCAAATTGCGTCCCCGGCGCAACTAATTTTAATAGAGCATATAGTAGATTGCACGGGTACATTGCTATAGTAATATGTATCATCGGGTCCGCCACAAACTCAATCAACATCGCTGTACTCAGTCGTCGAGAGATGGCTACTTCCACAAATTCAATTCTCACTGGCCTCGCCGTTGCAGATCTTCTCGTCATGTTAGAATACATACCGTATGCCTTGCATAtgaacattaaaatcggtcctcAAGTAAATAAGAATACTTACGCTTGGGCGGTCTTCGTTTATTTCCATTCGATCTTCAGCCAAACATTTCATACGATATCAATCTGGTTAGCAGTGACGTTGGCCGTGTGGCGATATATCGCTATAGCCTTCCCCCAGAAGAACCGAACATGGTGTAGCAAGAGAAACACGACCCTGGCAATCGTAAGCGCCTACGTTATATGCCCCTTCCTGTGTCTCCCGATTTATTTCGCGATGAACATAGTGCCAAATGAAGTGACTCCACATAACAATTCTGAATTCGCAGAGGACTTGTCACTTCCCCACAACCGGACCGTTTACGTGTTAGAAATGTCTAAAAATAAAGAGTTAGTGACTGCAATAATGTGGATTTAtagtgtaattttgaaactggTGCCAAGTATAGCATTATCAGTGTTAAGTACCTGTTTAATATCGAAGTTAACTACGACGGAAAGGAGGAGGCAAAAACTGCTCAAGCGGTCCATAATTGGCCCTAACGAG CCCGAGAAGCAGCAGTGTTTGGCGACAAGTTTGGCTGAGGAGGCGTCGGCTCGACGAACTAGCCGGACGGACCGGACGACTCGAATGCTGTTAGCCGTCCTTGGCCTCTTTCTTTCCACGGAAGTTCCACAGGGGCTCTTGGGCCTCGCTAGTGCATTAGCCCCAGACTTCTTCAAAAACTGCTACAGTATGTTTG GTGATTTGATGGACGTGCTGGCACTCTTCACGTCGTCAGTGAACTTCGTGCTGTACTGCAGCATGAGCCGTCAGTTCAGGTGCACCTTCGCCCGCCTCGCCCGAAGAATGGTCTACGCGGCTGAAGAACCAGCAAAAGGTGCTAAACTTGAACCCACGACACAG GATCTCCCAGCCTGTTTGAATCATAATAATACGACCAAGTAG
- the LOC123879407 gene encoding G-protein coupled receptor dmsr-1-like isoform X2, with protein sequence MANVTDANCVPGATNFNRAYSRLHGYIAIVICIIGSATNSINIAVLSRREMATSTNSILTGLAVADLLVMLEYIPYALHMNIKIGPQVNKNTYAWAVFVYFHSIFSQTFHTISIWLAVTLAVWRYIAIAFPQKNRTWCSKRNTTLAIVSAYVICPFLCLPIYFAMNIVPNEVTPHNNSEFAEDLSLPHNRTVYVLEMSKNKELVTAIMWIYSVILKLVPSIALSVLSTCLISKLTTTERRRQKLLKRSIIGPNEPEKQQCLATSLAEEASARRTSRTDRTTRMLLAVLGLFLSTEVPQGLLGLASALAPDFFKNCYSMFGDLMDVLALFTSSVNFVLYCSMSRQFRCTFARLARRMVYAAEEPAKGAKLEPTTQVTGPL encoded by the exons ATGGCAAACGTGACAGATGCAAATTGCGTCCCCGGCGCAACTAATTTTAATAGAGCATATAGTAGATTGCACGGGTACATTGCTATAGTAATATGTATCATCGGGTCCGCCACAAACTCAATCAACATCGCTGTACTCAGTCGTCGAGAGATGGCTACTTCCACAAATTCAATTCTCACTGGCCTCGCCGTTGCAGATCTTCTCGTCATGTTAGAATACATACCGTATGCCTTGCATAtgaacattaaaatcggtcctcAAGTAAATAAGAATACTTACGCTTGGGCGGTCTTCGTTTATTTCCATTCGATCTTCAGCCAAACATTTCATACGATATCAATCTGGTTAGCAGTGACGTTGGCCGTGTGGCGATATATCGCTATAGCCTTCCCCCAGAAGAACCGAACATGGTGTAGCAAGAGAAACACGACCCTGGCAATCGTAAGCGCCTACGTTATATGCCCCTTCCTGTGTCTCCCGATTTATTTCGCGATGAACATAGTGCCAAATGAAGTGACTCCACATAACAATTCTGAATTCGCAGAGGACTTGTCACTTCCCCACAACCGGACCGTTTACGTGTTAGAAATGTCTAAAAATAAAGAGTTAGTGACTGCAATAATGTGGATTTAtagtgtaattttgaaactggTGCCAAGTATAGCATTATCAGTGTTAAGTACCTGTTTAATATCGAAGTTAACTACGACGGAAAGGAGGAGGCAAAAACTGCTCAAGCGGTCCATAATTGGCCCTAACGAG CCCGAGAAGCAGCAGTGTTTGGCGACAAGTTTGGCTGAGGAGGCGTCGGCTCGACGAACTAGCCGGACGGACCGGACGACTCGAATGCTGTTAGCCGTCCTTGGCCTCTTTCTTTCCACGGAAGTTCCACAGGGGCTCTTGGGCCTCGCTAGTGCATTAGCCCCAGACTTCTTCAAAAACTGCTACAGTATGTTTG GTGATTTGATGGACGTGCTGGCACTCTTCACGTCGTCAGTGAACTTCGTGCTGTACTGCAGCATGAGCCGTCAGTTCAGGTGCACCTTCGCCCGCCTCGCCCGAAGAATGGTCTACGCGGCTGAAGAACCAGCAAAAGGTGCTAAACTTGAACCCACGACACAG GTCACCGGCCCCCTATAG